Within Streptomyces sp. NBC_01353, the genomic segment GACCCTGCACCTTCTCGTCGAAAACGTGGTGGGCCTCGGCGTCGCCCTTGATCTGCCGCAAGGCGTCGGGGCTGTTCCAGCAGGCGGCGTCGGCAACCTGGGCCATGAGCCGCTGGACGTGGGCGTCGCGGTCCTCCTTGGCGGGCGCGTCAGCCCGGTCGTGCGTTGTGGCGACGCCGTGCTCGGCCGCCACCTGCGCGGCGACCTGCGGTGCTTCCTTTGCCCTGCGCTCCTCGCGCTGCGCGGCCTCGGCCTTCAGCTCCGTGCCCCGCGCTACCAGGAGGTCCCCGAGCGCGATGTCGCCGTCGGGCCCCGACACGGTGGAGTTGAGCAGTCCGTCGGACTTGGCCTCGGCGTGCAAACCGAGCAGCGCGTTGACGTTGTTCCAGACGGCGGGCTTCCGCAGCCGCTCCATGTAGGCATCGGCCGGGGACCGCTGGCCCACAGGGTGGTCGCGGTCGCCGTCGTCCAGCGCCCCAGCGTCGACCGGGATCATGAAGGTCTGAAGGAGCGCGTACTTCAGCGCGGCCGACATGGCCTTGTTGGACGCCTTGTCGGCCACGTCCGATGCCTCGCCCAGGGTGATCGCCGTGACCTTGTCGCCAGCCGGGCCGATGAAGTGGAAGGCGACGCGCATGTGGACGGCGTTCATCTTCCCGCGGACAGAGGGCTGGAAGTCGAGGACCTCGGGCAACATGACCACCCCGTGGTCGCGGAGCGGCTGTGCGAGGGCGCCGATGAAATCGTCGACCCCGCGGAAGTTGTAGTTCTGGGAGGCGTTCCGCCCGTTCTTGGCGACGTTCTTCACGTCCGCCATGACGCGAGACATCAGGACGTA encodes:
- a CDS encoding ERF family protein; the encoded protein is MAAATEAPASITAEGPTSHTPNQDHPSVYVLMSRVMADVKNVAKNGRNASQNYNFRGVDDFIGALAQPLRDHGVVMLPEVLDFQPSVRGKMNAVHMRVAFHFIGPAGDKVTAITLGEASDVADKASNKAMSAALKYALLQTFMIPVDAGALDDGDRDHPVGQRSPADAYMERLRKPAVWNNVNALLGLHAEAKSDGLLNSTVSGPDGDIALGDLLVARGTELKAEAAQREERRAKEAPQVAAQVAAEHGVATTHDRADAPAKEDRDAHVQRLMAQVADAACWNSPDALRQIKGDAEAHHVFDEKVQGPHGAWMPMRTLVTVRITELEQAAEERNERNVA